From one Streptomyces sp. N50 genomic stretch:
- a CDS encoding sodium:solute symporter family protein encodes MQSLQTPTSLAAELRLPTNGLDYTILAIYFVVVLGIGLAARRSVKTSLDFFLSGRSLPAWITGLAFISANLAATEILGMAANSAQYGAYTVHWYWIGAIPAMVFLGLVMMPFYYGSKVRSVPEFLLLRFDKAAHLLSSILFAFAAILIAGVNLYALAIVVEALLGWPQWVAIVVAGAFVLAYITLGGLSSAIYNEVLQFFVILAALIPISYLGLKKVGGWDGLTHKLDAAHGHNFTTAWGGTGIGSVNPLGANWLTIVLGLGFVLSFGYWTTNFAEVQRALSAKNLSAAQRTPLIAAYPKVFIVFLVMIPGLVAAALVPKIGTSGSDLQYNDAIPYLMQELLPNGVLGIAVTGLLAAFMAGMAANVSSFNTVFTNDIWAKYVVKDREDAYYVRFGRLITVIGVAASVGTAFLASSFSNIMSYLQTLFSFFNVPMFVVFIVGMFWKRATPKSGFWGLLAGTVTAMVNYFWIYKQGIISIPSDQGANFVSAIAGFVAGAVVMFAVSLFTQPKSADQLQGLVYGTTSPGMTEAPAAGDDAWYRRPALLGWGAVILAALCYIPFSF; translated from the coding sequence ATGCAGAGTCTGCAGACCCCCACCTCTCTCGCCGCGGAGCTCCGGCTCCCCACCAACGGGCTCGACTACACGATCCTGGCGATCTACTTCGTGGTCGTCCTCGGGATCGGTCTGGCCGCCCGCAGATCGGTGAAGACGAGCCTCGACTTCTTCCTCTCCGGGCGTTCGCTGCCCGCGTGGATCACCGGTCTCGCCTTCATCTCGGCGAACCTGGCCGCCACCGAGATCCTCGGCATGGCCGCCAACAGCGCGCAGTACGGCGCGTACACCGTCCACTGGTACTGGATCGGCGCCATCCCCGCCATGGTCTTCCTCGGCCTGGTGATGATGCCCTTCTACTACGGTTCGAAGGTCCGCTCGGTCCCCGAGTTCCTGCTGCTGCGCTTCGACAAGGCCGCACACCTGCTGAGTTCGATCCTGTTCGCCTTCGCGGCCATCCTCATCGCGGGCGTCAACCTCTACGCCCTCGCGATCGTCGTCGAGGCGCTGCTGGGGTGGCCGCAGTGGGTGGCGATCGTGGTCGCCGGCGCGTTCGTGCTCGCGTACATCACCCTCGGCGGGCTGTCGTCGGCGATCTACAACGAGGTCCTCCAGTTCTTCGTGATCCTGGCCGCCCTCATCCCGATCTCCTACCTCGGCCTGAAGAAGGTCGGCGGCTGGGACGGCCTGACCCACAAGCTGGACGCGGCCCACGGCCACAACTTCACCACCGCGTGGGGCGGCACGGGCATCGGCAGCGTCAACCCGTTGGGCGCGAACTGGCTGACGATCGTGCTGGGGCTGGGCTTCGTCCTGTCGTTCGGCTACTGGACGACCAACTTCGCGGAGGTGCAGCGCGCGCTCTCGGCGAAGAACCTGTCCGCGGCGCAGCGCACCCCACTCATCGCCGCGTACCCGAAGGTCTTCATCGTGTTCCTGGTGATGATCCCGGGGCTGGTCGCGGCAGCGCTCGTCCCGAAGATCGGCACCAGCGGCTCGGACCTCCAGTACAACGACGCGATTCCGTACCTGATGCAGGAGTTGCTGCCCAACGGCGTCCTCGGCATCGCGGTGACGGGTCTGCTGGCGGCGTTCATGGCGGGTATGGCGGCCAACGTGTCGTCCTTCAACACGGTGTTCACGAACGACATCTGGGCGAAGTACGTGGTGAAGGACCGCGAGGACGCGTACTACGTCCGCTTCGGCCGCCTGATCACGGTGATCGGTGTGGCGGCGTCGGTAGGCACGGCGTTCCTGGCCTCGTCCTTCTCGAACATCATGAGCTACCTACAGACCCTGTTCTCCTTCTTCAACGTCCCGATGTTCGTCGTCTTCATCGTCGGCATGTTCTGGAAGAGGGCCACGCCGAAGTCCGGCTTCTGGGGCCTGCTCGCGGGCACGGTGACGGCGATGGTGAACTACTTCTGGATCTACAAACAGGGCATCATCTCCATCCCCTCCGACCAGGGCGCGAACTTCGTCTCCGCGATCGCGGGCTTCGTCGCCGGTGCGGTGGTCATGTTCGCCGTCTCCCTGTTCACCCAGCCGAAGTCCGCCGACCAGCTCCAGGGCCTGGTCTACGGCACGACGTCACCCGGCATGACCGAGGCGCCGGCCGCGGGCGACGACGCGTGGTACCGCCGGCCCGCACTCCTCGGCTGGGGCGCGGTGATCCTGGCCGCCCTCTGCTACATCCCGTTCTCGTTCTAG
- a CDS encoding ATP-binding protein, giving the protein MPENEETEPEPWEYSLSVPHDRRAVTVCRRTLRLVLTAHGLIRVVDTAELLATELVANAVLHTEGPVMLRVRSSAGVLRVGAWDADPEPPEPPGQLGELLDAEAGRGLALVRACADNWGWQPLSRNGQRGKYVWCELGVA; this is encoded by the coding sequence ATGCCCGAAAACGAGGAAACCGAGCCCGAACCCTGGGAGTACTCCCTCTCCGTCCCACACGATCGCCGTGCCGTGACCGTCTGCCGCCGCACCCTGCGCCTCGTCCTCACCGCCCACGGCCTCATCCGGGTCGTGGACACCGCCGAACTCCTCGCGACGGAGCTGGTCGCCAACGCCGTACTGCACACCGAGGGGCCGGTGATGCTCCGCGTGCGGTCTTCGGCGGGGGTGCTGCGCGTCGGCGCATGGGACGCGGATCCCGAACCACCCGAGCCGCCGGGGCAGTTGGGGGAGCTTTTGGATGCCGAGGCGGGGAGAGGGCTCGCGCTGGTGAGGGCCTGCGCCGACAACTGGGGGTGGCAGCCACTGTCCAGGAACGGGCAGCGCGGCAAGTACGTGTGGTGCGAACTGGGCGTGGCCTAG
- a CDS encoding class I SAM-dependent methyltransferase, which produces MTTTPSDLWHHYGRTRAEHDRAVPDTFHWNWSQDSGPGPEVLGDLSGLVVGDLGAGSARHAAHLVVHHRPAQVVAVDASPAQYEMALDLFGHLAPCLRIVPSDAVSHLRAPTNTYDVLYSVFGALDFTDPRELLPAAAAALRPGGRLVFSTLAHYLNGAPARPDIVAAAVSAKTPEGEASTLRRWVLQEQVWMKVLDEAGFTETAVDVLESTAEGPGTADTLLVTAVR; this is translated from the coding sequence GTGACGACCACCCCCTCAGACCTCTGGCACCACTACGGCCGCACCCGCGCCGAGCACGACCGCGCGGTCCCCGACACCTTCCACTGGAACTGGAGCCAGGACAGCGGCCCCGGCCCGGAAGTGCTGGGGGATCTGTCGGGGCTGGTGGTCGGCGACCTCGGCGCGGGGAGCGCCCGGCACGCCGCCCACCTCGTCGTTCATCACCGGCCCGCACAGGTCGTCGCCGTCGATGCATCACCGGCGCAGTACGAGATGGCGCTCGACCTGTTCGGCCACCTCGCGCCGTGCCTGCGCATCGTGCCGTCCGACGCCGTGTCGCATCTGCGGGCGCCGACCAACACCTACGACGTGCTGTACAGCGTCTTCGGCGCGCTCGACTTCACCGACCCGCGTGAGCTGTTGCCCGCGGCGGCCGCCGCTCTCAGACCGGGCGGACGCCTGGTGTTCTCCACCCTGGCGCACTACCTGAACGGCGCCCCCGCGCGGCCGGACATCGTGGCCGCCGCCGTCTCGGCGAAGACCCCGGAGGGGGAGGCGAGCACATTGCGCCGCTGGGTGCTCCAGGAGCAGGTCTGGATGAAGGTCCTGGACGAGGCCGGGTTCACCGAGACAGCCGTTGACGTACTGGAGTCGACCGCCGAAGGCCCAGGCACCGCGGACACGCTGCTGGTCACCGCAGTGCGTTAG
- a CDS encoding helix-turn-helix transcriptional regulator, with the protein MPVDPLWNSTRARELAAQRRPGALIRLGREHRAWTLAALGDRLGCSPATVSRLERSTRVVDLTLVHRAALEVGVPRHVLVSSLAPPTPSVSTATRVTASPHAEEDPMRRRTLLTATAAAGPAALLLGVDEALADTPAPTGTGPLDARLAAARDLYDKGTHAPLLAALPGLIADGHAAASSRRELDQARLSSVYSLAAAVLSKLGSYEQARLTADRARTWAEVSGSPLASAAAVRELAIVLRHQDRGEEAQRLMSTAASAVEATGLRTDASASAYAQMLCTLAYTAARGGHRAEALSMTEEARRAASRLPQTAPPGRLFPISPAAVDLYAVGVHWALGDAGAALEAGKNLRPAQFPTAERKARLGTDMARAWWAWQRPEQTAQALLSAYRASPAEVRDRPAIRGIVHELAERHPRTTGVRELQAAVRQRAS; encoded by the coding sequence GTGCCCGTTGACCCGCTCTGGAACAGCACGAGAGCACGCGAGTTGGCCGCGCAACGACGCCCCGGCGCGCTCATTCGCCTCGGCCGCGAACACCGCGCCTGGACCCTCGCCGCCCTCGGCGACCGGCTCGGCTGCTCACCGGCCACGGTCTCCCGGCTGGAACGAAGCACCAGGGTCGTCGATCTGACCCTGGTGCACCGCGCCGCGCTCGAAGTCGGCGTTCCGCGACACGTCCTGGTGAGTTCTCTCGCGCCACCCACCCCGTCGGTATCGACGGCCACTAGAGTGACGGCCAGTCCGCACGCCGAGGAGGACCCGATGCGCCGCCGTACGCTGCTCACCGCAACGGCAGCCGCCGGACCGGCCGCCCTGCTGCTGGGGGTGGACGAGGCCCTGGCCGACACCCCCGCACCGACCGGCACCGGACCGCTGGACGCCCGGCTGGCCGCCGCCCGCGACCTGTACGACAAGGGCACGCACGCGCCTCTGCTCGCCGCCCTGCCCGGCCTCATCGCCGACGGGCACGCCGCCGCCTCCTCGCGCCGGGAACTCGATCAGGCCCGGCTCTCCTCCGTGTACAGCCTCGCCGCAGCAGTACTCAGCAAGCTCGGCTCCTACGAGCAGGCACGGCTCACCGCGGACCGAGCCCGCACCTGGGCCGAGGTCTCCGGTTCACCTCTCGCATCGGCAGCCGCAGTCCGGGAGTTGGCGATCGTGCTACGCCACCAGGACCGCGGCGAGGAGGCCCAGCGCCTCATGTCGACAGCGGCCTCCGCCGTGGAAGCCACCGGCCTACGGACTGACGCGTCGGCGTCCGCGTACGCGCAGATGCTCTGCACCCTGGCCTACACCGCCGCCCGCGGCGGACACCGCGCCGAGGCTCTGTCGATGACCGAGGAAGCCCGCCGCGCCGCCAGCCGGTTGCCTCAAACCGCCCCGCCGGGACGCCTGTTCCCCATCAGCCCGGCCGCCGTCGACCTGTACGCGGTCGGAGTGCACTGGGCGCTCGGAGACGCGGGCGCGGCCCTGGAGGCGGGGAAGAACCTGCGCCCCGCGCAATTCCCGACCGCCGAGCGCAAGGCCCGCCTGGGCACCGACATGGCGCGAGCGTGGTGGGCGTGGCAGCGACCGGAGCAGACCGCCCAGGCGCTGCTGTCCGCGTACCGAGCCAGCCCGGCCGAGGTCCGGGACCGGCCCGCGATCCGCGGCATCGTCCACGAACTGGCGGAACGGCACCCGCGTACAACCGGTGTCCGTGAGTTGCAGGCGGCTGTACGTCAGCGGGCGAGCTGA
- the galT gene encoding galactose-1-phosphate uridylyltransferase has protein sequence MKKTSTRLADGRELIYYDLRDDTVRDAVDRRPLERTVTTSEVRRDVLLGDSVAIASHRQGRTYHPPADQCPLCPTTGDRLSEIPDSSYDVAVFENRFPSLAGDSGRCEVVCFTSDHDASFASLTEEQARLVLDAWTDRTSELSHLPSVEQVFCFENRGEEIGVTLGHPHGQIYAYPFTTPRTALMLRSLAAHKEATGGENLFDSVLERELAGERVVLEGEHWAAFVPYSAHWPYEVHLYPKRRVPDLLGLDEAARTEFPKVYLELLRRFDRIFGEGEPPTPYISAWHQAPFGTLEEFEGVSRDDFALHLELFTIRRTSGKLKFLAGSESGMSVFINDVPPEFAAQRLREVAS, from the coding sequence GTGAAGAAGACCTCGACCCGGTTGGCCGACGGTCGTGAGCTCATCTACTACGACCTGCGGGACGACACCGTGCGCGACGCGGTGGACCGACGCCCGCTGGAGCGCACGGTCACCACTTCGGAGGTACGGCGGGACGTGCTGCTCGGCGACTCGGTGGCGATCGCCTCGCACCGCCAGGGCCGCACCTACCACCCGCCGGCCGACCAGTGCCCGCTCTGCCCGACCACGGGCGACCGGCTCAGCGAGATCCCGGACTCGTCGTACGACGTGGCGGTGTTCGAGAACCGTTTCCCCTCGCTGGCCGGGGACTCCGGGCGGTGCGAGGTGGTCTGCTTCACCTCCGACCACGACGCGTCCTTCGCCTCGCTGACCGAGGAGCAGGCGCGCCTCGTCCTCGACGCGTGGACCGACCGGACGTCGGAGCTGTCGCATCTTCCCTCCGTCGAGCAGGTGTTCTGTTTCGAGAACCGCGGGGAGGAGATCGGCGTGACGCTCGGTCATCCCCACGGCCAGATCTACGCCTACCCCTTCACCACCCCGCGCACCGCGCTGATGTTGCGATCGCTCGCGGCCCACAAGGAGGCGACGGGCGGGGAGAACCTCTTCGACTCCGTCCTGGAGCGCGAACTCGCCGGTGAGCGGGTCGTCCTTGAGGGTGAACACTGGGCGGCCTTCGTGCCGTACTCCGCGCACTGGCCCTACGAGGTCCACCTGTATCCCAAGCGCCGGGTGCCCGATCTGCTCGGTCTCGACGAGGCGGCCCGCACAGAGTTCCCCAAGGTCTATCTGGAACTCTTGAGGCGCTTCGACCGGATCTTCGGTGAGGGCGAGCCTCCGACGCCGTACATCTCCGCCTGGCACCAGGCGCCGTTCGGCACGCTGGAGGAGTTCGAAGGGGTGAGCCGCGACGACTTCGCGCTCCACCTTGAGCTTTTCACCATTCGCCGTACGTCCGGCAAGCTGAAGTTCCTCGCGGGTTCCGAGTCCGGCATGAGCGTGTTCATCAACGACGTGCCGCCGGAGTTCGCGGCACAGCGACTGCGAGAGGTAGCGAGTTGA